In Rhodococcus qingshengii JCM 15477, the sequence CTCCGACGGGTGGGTGTGAACGAGGTCCGGCAGCTCGCCCGACTTGCCACGCAGAACGTCGCCGACGGTGGGGACGTTGGTCTTGCCGTCGAGTGGGGTGCGCAGGAATCCGTACGACGCCATCCACTGATCGTTGAAGATCTTGGACAGGTAGCCGCGGCCACCGTCCGGGAGGAGGACGACGATCAGGGCGTCGGGGCCCTCACGCTTGGCTACTTCGAGGGCAGCGACGACGGCCATACCGCAGGAACCGCCGACCAGCAGTCCCTCCTCGCGGGCGAGGCGACGCGTCATCTCGAAGGAATCGGCATCCGAGACGGCGATGATCTCGTCCGGGATGGACGGGTCGTATGCCGACGGCCAGAAGTCTTCGCCGACGCCTTCGACCAGATACGGACGACCGGTGCCGCCGGAGTAGACGGAGCCCTCGGGGTCTGCGCCGATGACCTTGACCTTGCCGCCCGAAACTTCCTTGAGGTAGCGGCCGGTGCCGGTGATGGTGCCGCCGGTGCCGACGCCCGCGACGAAGTGCGTGATCTTGCCGTCGGTGTCGGCCCAGATCTCGGGGCCGGTGGTCTCGTAGTGGCTCTCCGGTCCGCCCGGGTTGGAGTACTGGTTGGGCTTCCAGGCGCCGGGGATCTCACGGGTGAGGCGGTCGGAGACGCTGTAGTAGCTGTTCGGGTTGTCCGGCGCGACGGCCGTGGGGCACACGACCACCTCGGCGCCGTAGGCGCGCAGGACGTTGCGCTTGTCTTCGCTGACCTTGTCTGGGCAGACGAAAACGCACTTGTATCCACGCTTTTGCGCCACGAGCGCCAAGCCGATTCCGGTGTTGCCCGAGGTCGGCTCGACGATGGTGCCGCCCGGCTTCAGTTCACCCGAAGCCTCGGCTGCGTCGATCATCTTGACGGCGATGCGGTCCTTGGAGCTACCGCCAGGGTTGAGGTATTCGACCTTGGCTGCCACCGTGCCGAAGTTTTCGCCCGTGACGGACGTGAGCTTGACGAGTGGGGTGTTGCCGATGAGGTCGACGACGTGTTCCGCGATGCGCATTCGTCCATGTTCCCAGATGAAAGAAAACGGTGCGCGCGGACGTCGGGCGAAGGTGGTGCAATCCGGCTAGATTGGCAAGTGTGAGTCGAACCGGACTGAAAGCGTCGGTGGCCACGGTGGTGGCCGGATCGAGTGCAGGCACGCTCTCCTGGTTGGGCTACAACTATCTGATGTCGCAGGCGGGGGCGGCCCGCGGGGTGATCGGTCGCAATATCGCCAAGCCACCCGAGGCGGACGGGGTGTACGCGCCCGGCGCCGACAACCCGGAACTCTGGTGGCGGGCCGTGCCCTTCGATCTCCACTTGATGATCTTCGGCGATTCGTCTGCGGCCGGCGTCGGCGCGCTGACGGCCTCGGAAGTACCGGGTGTTCAGGTCGCGAAGCTGCTTGCGAGTGAAACCGGGAAGCGAATCCGTTTGAGCACCAAGGCCATCGGGGGCGCCACCTCCCGCGGGTTGAGTGGGCAGGTCGACGCCATGTTCGTCGCCGGTCCTCCCCCGGACGCTGCGGTGATCCTGATCGGCGCCAACGACGTCACCGCCAAGAACGCGATTCACGCGTCGGCTAAACGCCTCGGCGACGCGGTTCGACGCTTACGCGAGAGCGGCGCCGTCGTTGTTGTCGGCACCTGCCCGGATCTAGGGGTGGTCACGGCGATCCCGCAACCTCTGCGCTCCGTGGTGCGCGAATGGGGCCATCGCCTCGCACTCGCCCAGGCGGCCGCGACCAGAAACGCCGGGGGTCATCCCGTTCCACTGGCCGACCTGCTGGCCAAGGAATTCCTGGCCTCGCCCGACACGATGTTCTCGGCCGACCGTTTCCATCCGTCCGCGGCCGGATACGAACTCGCGGCGAAGCAGATCGTCCCGGTTCTCGCGTCGGCTCTGGGTGAATGGCAGGGTGGCCCGCTACCCGAGCTCCCCCACGTTTCAGAGGCGGCGCAAGCCCGCACCGTCGCGGCCCGACTGACGGCGGCGGCAACCCAGTGGAAAGCCTTCGCGAGACGCACCAAACCTGCAGGTCAGCGCCCCGACGTCAACTGAGTGAGACTGCGTGACCACCATCTGGGAGCGGCAACGTAAATTGTAAGTCGAAGCTGCATTCAACTTGCCCTGCTCGACGGCGTTTCAAGCCGCCCTCGAGCAGTACACAAAAGGAGTTTTCATGCCCGAGGCAGTAATCGTCTCAGCAGTACGGTCGCCCATCGGCCGCGCAATGAAGGGTTCGCTCAAGGACATCCGCCCGGATGACCTCGCAACTCAGATGGTTGCCGCCGCGTTGGCAAAGATCCCCGAGCTCGACCCCACCGAGATCGACGACCTCATGCTCGGTTGCGGCCAGCCCGCCGGTCAGTCGGGCTTCAACATCGCCCGCGTCGTCGCCGTCCAGCTCGGCTACGACTTCCTCCCCGGTGTCACGGTCAACCGTTACTGTTCCTCCTCGCTGCAGACCACCCGCATGGCGCTGCACGCCATCCGCGCAGGCGAGGGCGACGTCTTCATCTCCGCCGGCGTCGAGTCCGTCTCCAGCTTCATCACCGGCAACGCCGACGGCCTCCCCAACACCAAGAACCCGCTCTTCGACGCAGCGCAGGCCCGTAGCGCCAAGCTCGCCGAAGGTGGAGTCGCCTGGACCGATCCTCGCGAAGAGGGCCTGATCCCCGACGTGTACCTGGGTATGGGCCAGACCGCGGAGAACGTCGCTTCGGCCACCGGCATCACCCGCGAAGACCAGGACCGCTGGGCAGTTCGCAGCCAGAACCGCGCCGAGGAAGCCATCGCTCGCGGCTTCTTCGAGCGTGAGATCACGCCCGTCACGCTCGCCGACGGCACCGTCGTCTCCAAGGACGACGGCCCCCGCGCCGGCACCACCTACGAAGGCATCAGCGGCCTCAAGCCCGTCTTCCGCCCCGACGGCACCGTCACCGCCGGCAACGCCTGCCCGCTCAACGACGGCGCAGCCGCACTGGTGATCATGTCCGACACCAAGGCAAAGGCACTCGGCCTGACCCCGCTCGCTCGCATCGTCTCCACCGGCGTCTCGGGCCTGTCCCCCGAGATCATGGGCCTCGGCCCGATCCAGGCCGTCAAGAACGCCCTGAAGATCGCCGGCAAGTCGATCTCCGACATCGACCTGTTCGAGATCAACGAGGCATTCGCAGTGCAGGTCCTCGGATCCGCTCGCGAACTGGGCATCGAAGAGGACAAGCTCAACATCTCCGGTGGCGCGATCGCGCTGGGTCACCCCTTCGGTATGACCGGTGCCCGTATCACCAACACCCTGATCAACAACCTGCAGGAGCAGGACAAGACCTTCGGCGTCGAGACCATGTGTGTCGGCGGCGGACAGGGCATGGCAATGGTGATCGAGCGCCTCAGCTGATCCCCTGAGCACGTCGAAAGCGGCCGCCCGGCTTCTGCCGGGCGGCCGCTTTCGTGTGGTCGGGTTTCAGGTATTCGTGAACTTCCGAGCAAAACTCCCCAACTCGCGAATCAACTCTCGCGCAGCGTCGTCCTCACGCTGCACGGCAGCGCGAGCTTCGTCCGCCCATCCGTGACGGAGCAGTCGTTTGGCGGCAAGGACTGCCGGTCCGACGTTGGCGGCAATCTGCTCGGCACTCTCGTGGGCGCGTGCCTGTACCTGGTCGGCCGGCACGGCGGCTGTCGCCAGTCCGTAGGCGGCAGCTTCGACGCCGCTGAGCCACCGGGCCGACAGGATCAGCTCGGCGGCTCGCTGCGTTCCGATCACCTTGGGCAGCAACCAACTACTGGCAGCTTCGGGAGCTGTACCCAGCGAAGTGAACGGTGCCCGCAGACGTGCGTCCTCGGCAACGTAGACGACGTCGCAGTAAAGCAGCATGGTCAGGCCGATGCCGACGGCAGCGCCGTGTACCGCGGCGATCAATGGCTTCGGGAACTCCACCAGCGCGACGATCAGCGGCGCGAATGCGTGGCCGAAGTCGGCGTTGTCTGCGCCTGGTTCGGCGAGTGCGCGTAGGTCGACGCCACTGGAAAATGCCTTGCCTGCACCCTCGACGATCACCACGGCCACGGCTTCGTCCGACGCCGCGTCGTCGAGCGCCTTGGTGAACGCTCGAAAACCGGCTGCATCAAATGCGTTCAGGCGACTCGGATTATTGAAGGTCAGCGTTCGCACTGCTCCGGCATCCGCGACCAGGATGGGTTCAGAGGTGTTTGTCGACATTCGCTCCCCTTCGTTCCAAACCAAGCAGTTGCTAGGTATCCAAGCACCGTAACCGTCCACAGACGACAAAAGAAGGGCCCCTCGCGGGGCCCTTCTTCGTGTTACGGATCGACTCGAGAACTAGTCGTTGTTGAAGTAGCTCAGCAGACGCAGGATCTCGACGTACAGCCAGACCAAGGTGACGGTGAGCCCGAATGCGACGCCCCAGGCTGCCTTCTCGGGCGCCTGTGCGCGGATCAGCTGATCAGCGGCGTCGAAGTCGAGCAGGAAGCTGAAGGCTGCGATGCCGATGCAGACGAGGCTGAAGATGATGGCGACGGTTCCACCGTCACGCAGTCCCAGTCCGCCCTCGGTGAAGAAGCTCGCGACGAGGTTACCGAGCGCCAGAACGACAACACCGATCAACGCACCGATGATCATTCGCGTCAGACGAGGTGTCACCCGAATCGCACCGGTCTTGTAGACGACCAACATGCCGAAGAACACGCCGAAGGTTCCGAGGACCGCCTGCGCAATCAGCATCGACGCGTCAGCGCCTTGGAGTTGGAAGGTGAACATGAACGACAGCGCACCGAGGAACAGGCCCTCGGCCGCGGCGTACGCCAACACGATTGCCGGGTTGTCCATTTTGCGACCGAACGTCGCGACCAGAACCAGAACGAGGCCGACGAGACCGCCGCCGATGACCAGCGGGGCTGCGAGGTCGGCGTTGTTGTTGACCAGGAAGTACGACACCAGTGCCGAGATCGTCAGCACACCGAGCGTGATGCCCGTCTTGGTGACGACGTCGTCGATCGTCATGGCCCGCGAGGTGGGACCGGTCTGGTACGGCTCGGCCGGAGCGTACTGCGGCTGACCGAACTGCTGGGTTGCCTGCGAGGCGCCCGCCGTCGCAGATCCGAACGAGGCGTATCCGTTGCCCTCTTGCTTGGGCAGATTGCGGAACACCGGGTTGCTGGTGGTGCGCACCGTGATCATCCCTTCATCGTGGTGGCCTACGACGGGTGCGTCGCGGGTTCGCCGGACGGATCCGAGTTTCCGACACGGTCCGTGTACCTGACTAAAAGTAAAGCACTCGTAATTTACAACGTCGAAGCTTCGGTTGTAGTTCCCGGCGCATTTCCGGAAGATCAACACTCTTCGACACTCGTCCCTTTTCGATACTAGGACGGTTTGACCGACTTCATCACGATGAACTTCGCGTTCTTCGCCATCGCCTCGCTCGGACCCACCGCGGCTTTCAACGGTTCGCGATACCCCAGATGCGCGTTGTGAACAGTCCACAACTCGCCACCGGGACGCAGGACACGGCCGGCAGCTTCGAACATCTTGAGTGCTCCGCCGGTGTGGACCGCCGCGCCGACGTGGAACGGCGGGTTCAACAGAACCAGATCCGCGCTCGCACTGGGCAACGAACTCACGGCGTCGTCGCGCAGGCCGCTCACTCGATCGCCGACGCCATTTGCGGACGTGGTCGCCAGAGCCGAAGCGACGGCTGCCGAGGACTGATCCGTTGCGATCACGTGCACGTCCGGGAACTTCCGCGCGATCGCCGCCGCGAGAATGCCGCTGCCACAACCCAGATCGATCACGTCGCTCAGCGGATCGACCGCAATCTTTCCGAGGTTCTCCAGGAGCAACCGGGTGCCGATGTCCAGGCTCGCACCGGCAAACACTGCGCCGTGAGCAACGACGTCGAGGTCGAATTCGTCGAGGCGTTCGGTCACCGGGAACGTGATAGCAACATCGGGCTTCGGTTCCGAAGCCTTGAGTACGCGGGACTTCTGACGCCCACGCGAGGCGCTGACGTCGGAAAACGATTCGCCGAGAACCTTGTTCATCGCTGGGGTGATGTGCTTGTCACGCCCACCGGCGAAGACACGAACCGCCGGGTCGGCGTGAAGCGCGATCAGCTGGGCGATCTCGGCAAGTTCGGCGAGGCTACGCGGCAATTGCATGAGCACGACGCGGGCGCCGCTGAGCAACTCCTCGTCCAGTCCGTGCGAGGTGAAGGCGTCACTGAATCCGAGTTCGCGCGCATTGTTCGCGAGGGCCAGCTCTCCGGTGAGCGGATCCTGGTGAACGCGCACGGCGGCGATTCCGTGCACGAGCGCAACACCGGCAGTCAGCGCACCGTAGTGATCGCCGATCACGACGACGGTGCCCGCCGGTGCCGCGGCGAGAGCGTCGGCGGCCTCGTCGAGGATCAGACGATCAGCCGCATCGACGGCAAAGAGATTGGGTGCCTCGACATCGGGGAATCGGCGCAGACGATCGAACAGTTCGGGTGTGTCGGACATGCCACCAGTCTTTCAGGTGGAACTACGCAACACTCAATCCCCCGACCAGCAGGTGATCAGTTCGACATCCCTGTCAGTTCGACATCCCTGTCAGTTCGACATCCACTGCACGACGTTGTCGACGGTTTCGCGTTCGGTGCGGAATCCGTTCACCGGGTGGTCGGCGTCGGGGTATCCGAACGAGATCGCGCAGACAACCTTGCGAGTGTCGTCGATACCGAAATGCTCGTGAATGAACTTGGAGCTGCCCGCGAGCGCCGCCTGCGGGATGGTGGCGACCCCCAGACTCTGGGCCGCGAGCAGGAAGCTGTTCACGTACAACCCGCAGTCGACTGCGCCGTAGGTGCCCAATGCCTCGTCGGTGGTGATGATCGCGACGTGAGGAGCGCCGAAGAGCTCGAAATTCTTCATCGTCTGTGCCGCGGATCCGGCGCGGTCACCGTGCTCGATTCCGACGCTCGAATACAGCGCCATCGCGCAGTCGAACCGACGCGACTTGTAGATGCCCTGGTACGCGCGCGGGAACTCGAAGTCCGACTCCTGGGCGTTGGCCATCACGTACTCACCGAGGCCGGCGCGGAATCGCTCGGTGCCCTCCCCTTCGGTGATCGCGACCTGCCACGGTTGCGTGTTGCACCACGACGGCGTCTTCTGCGCCAGCCGAAGGATCTCCTCGATCACCTCACGTGGCACCTGACGGTCCTCGTAGGCGCGGCAGCTGATCCGGGCGTCGAGCAACGCTTCCAGGCTCGTATCCACGACGATGCTCTCGGTCATGTGTTCTCTCCTCGATCAGGCTGCACTACAACACTTCGCACGATAGAACTACCGCCTCGACGCAATAGTCAGCGGGTCACCTTTGCGAAGGCCGCCACCAGCTCGCCGAACTCTGCCATCGCCGCATCCGGATCCGGATCTACTGCTGCCAGCGCAACCAGCACATCGGTGGCACCGGATTCGAGCAGCTGCTCGGCGCCGATCATCGTCGCCGGGAGGTCGATCGAACCGTCGGACCCGCGTACGACGGTCAGTCGCCCACGGACCTGCAATTCCGCTGGATCGCGTCCGAGATCCGCCATCGCTTTGCCGATGACGTCGATCCCTTCACGTAGGTCGTCGTCCGCGGCACCCATTATCGGAATCCACCCGTCACCCCAGGTTGCGACGCGTCGTACAACGGCCTTGGAGAGCGAACCGGACACCCAGATCGGGATTCCAGCGGCCGGACGGGGCGCACAGTACACGTCGTCGAACTTCAGACGAGGGGTGTCGATGCTCGCCGGCGCCGAACTCCACAGGGCCCGGCACACTGCGAGAGCGTCGTCGAGCAGTGGTCCCCTTTTACCGAAGTCCATACCTGCCGCCTCGTATTCACGTTCCTGCCAACCGGTTCCGACGCCCAGGTCGAGTCGGCCCCCGGAGAGCAGATCGAGTGTCGCGGCCGTCTTGGCCAGTACCGCTCCCCCGCGCAGCGCCGCGATGACGATTCCGGTCCCCAAGCGAATTGTCTTCGTCTGTCCGGCAACAAAAGCCAGGACGGTCAGCGGCTCGAGCCAGTTGGCGTCGGGCTCGGTGGGGAACGCCGACCACGTGTACGCCGAGTTGTCCGAGCCCATCACCACGTGATCGGTGACGAGGACCCGGTCGAAGCCGGCAGCTTCCGCGCTCTGACAGACCTGCACGAGTTTCGCGTAGGAGTCCTCCGCGAGAGTGGTGCCGAAGTTGGGAACGTTCAGACTGAAAGTTGTCATGTGTCAAGCCTTTCGGGGCCGGTTGGTCCAGCCACCCTCTTCTGTGGGGAACCAGCCTCCGGCAGCGTGCGAGCCGCCGTCGACGTGGATCACGGTTCCGGTGATGTATCTCGCCAGGTCGGAAGCCAGGAACAGTGCGGGGCCGGCAATGTCGACCGGCTGGCCCGGTCCGCCCAACGGTGCCCACCCCGGCCACTTGTCCCAGTCGTCGGCAGGAACGATCGTGCGATACGGCACCTGTACCGACTCGATCAGATCCGGGGCAATGGCGTTGACGCGCACTCCGGTTCGACCGATCTCCACACC encodes:
- a CDS encoding cystathionine beta-synthase, whose translation is MRIAEHVVDLIGNTPLVKLTSVTGENFGTVAAKVEYLNPGGSSKDRIAVKMIDAAEASGELKPGGTIVEPTSGNTGIGLALVAQKRGYKCVFVCPDKVSEDKRNVLRAYGAEVVVCPTAVAPDNPNSYYSVSDRLTREIPGAWKPNQYSNPGGPESHYETTGPEIWADTDGKITHFVAGVGTGGTITGTGRYLKEVSGGKVKVIGADPEGSVYSGGTGRPYLVEGVGEDFWPSAYDPSIPDEIIAVSDADSFEMTRRLAREEGLLVGGSCGMAVVAALEVAKREGPDALIVVLLPDGGRGYLSKIFNDQWMASYGFLRTPLDGKTNVPTVGDVLRGKSGELPDLVHTHPSETLRDAIEILREYGVSQMPVVGAEPPVMAGEVAGSVSERDLLSAVFEGRAHLADSVEKHMSKPFPLIGSGEPVSAATKALGDTDALMVVDDGKPVGVITRHDLLGFLSSDS
- a CDS encoding acetyl-CoA C-acetyltransferase — translated: MPEAVIVSAVRSPIGRAMKGSLKDIRPDDLATQMVAAALAKIPELDPTEIDDLMLGCGQPAGQSGFNIARVVAVQLGYDFLPGVTVNRYCSSSLQTTRMALHAIRAGEGDVFISAGVESVSSFITGNADGLPNTKNPLFDAAQARSAKLAEGGVAWTDPREEGLIPDVYLGMGQTAENVASATGITREDQDRWAVRSQNRAEEAIARGFFEREITPVTLADGTVVSKDDGPRAGTTYEGISGLKPVFRPDGTVTAGNACPLNDGAAALVIMSDTKAKALGLTPLARIVSTGVSGLSPEIMGLGPIQAVKNALKIAGKSISDIDLFEINEAFAVQVLGSARELGIEEDKLNISGGAIALGHPFGMTGARITNTLINNLQEQDKTFGVETMCVGGGQGMAMVIERLS
- a CDS encoding class I SAM-dependent methyltransferase codes for the protein MSDTPELFDRLRRFPDVEAPNLFAVDAADRLILDEAADALAAAPAGTVVVIGDHYGALTAGVALVHGIAAVRVHQDPLTGELALANNARELGFSDAFTSHGLDEELLSGARVVLMQLPRSLAELAEIAQLIALHADPAVRVFAGGRDKHITPAMNKVLGESFSDVSASRGRQKSRVLKASEPKPDVAITFPVTERLDEFDLDVVAHGAVFAGASLDIGTRLLLENLGKIAVDPLSDVIDLGCGSGILAAAIARKFPDVHVIATDQSSAAVASALATTSANGVGDRVSGLRDDAVSSLPSASADLVLLNPPFHVGAAVHTGGALKMFEAAGRVLRPGGELWTVHNAHLGYREPLKAAVGPSEAMAKNAKFIVMKSVKPS
- a CDS encoding SGNH/GDSL hydrolase family protein, with the translated sequence MASVSRTGLKASVATVVAGSSAGTLSWLGYNYLMSQAGAARGVIGRNIAKPPEADGVYAPGADNPELWWRAVPFDLHLMIFGDSSAAGVGALTASEVPGVQVAKLLASETGKRIRLSTKAIGGATSRGLSGQVDAMFVAGPPPDAAVILIGANDVTAKNAIHASAKRLGDAVRRLRESGAVVVVGTCPDLGVVTAIPQPLRSVVREWGHRLALAQAAATRNAGGHPVPLADLLAKEFLASPDTMFSADRFHPSAAGYELAAKQIVPVLASALGEWQGGPLPELPHVSEAAQARTVAARLTAAATQWKAFARRTKPAGQRPDVN
- a CDS encoding Bax inhibitor-1/YccA family protein; the encoded protein is MRTTSNPVFRNLPKQEGNGYASFGSATAGASQATQQFGQPQYAPAEPYQTGPTSRAMTIDDVVTKTGITLGVLTISALVSYFLVNNNADLAAPLVIGGGLVGLVLVLVATFGRKMDNPAIVLAYAAAEGLFLGALSFMFTFQLQGADASMLIAQAVLGTFGVFFGMLVVYKTGAIRVTPRLTRMIIGALIGVVVLALGNLVASFFTEGGLGLRDGGTVAIIFSLVCIGIAAFSFLLDFDAADQLIRAQAPEKAAWGVAFGLTVTLVWLYVEILRLLSYFNND
- a CDS encoding enoyl-CoA hydratase/isomerase family protein, encoding MSTNTSEPILVADAGAVRTLTFNNPSRLNAFDAAGFRAFTKALDDAASDEAVAVVIVEGAGKAFSSGVDLRALAEPGADNADFGHAFAPLIVALVEFPKPLIAAVHGAAVGIGLTMLLYCDVVYVAEDARLRAPFTSLGTAPEAASSWLLPKVIGTQRAAELILSARWLSGVEAAAYGLATAAVPADQVQARAHESAEQIAANVGPAVLAAKRLLRHGWADEARAAVQREDDAARELIRELGSFARKFTNT
- a CDS encoding nitroreductase; the encoded protein is MTESIVVDTSLEALLDARISCRAYEDRQVPREVIEEILRLAQKTPSWCNTQPWQVAITEGEGTERFRAGLGEYVMANAQESDFEFPRAYQGIYKSRRFDCAMALYSSVGIEHGDRAGSAAQTMKNFELFGAPHVAIITTDEALGTYGAVDCGLYVNSFLLAAQSLGVATIPQAALAGSSKFIHEHFGIDDTRKVVCAISFGYPDADHPVNGFRTERETVDNVVQWMSN
- a CDS encoding TIGR03619 family F420-dependent LLM class oxidoreductase produces the protein MTTFSLNVPNFGTTLAEDSYAKLVQVCQSAEAAGFDRVLVTDHVVMGSDNSAYTWSAFPTEPDANWLEPLTVLAFVAGQTKTIRLGTGIVIAALRGGAVLAKTAATLDLLSGGRLDLGVGTGWQEREYEAAGMDFGKRGPLLDDALAVCRALWSSAPASIDTPRLKFDDVYCAPRPAAGIPIWVSGSLSKAVVRRVATWGDGWIPIMGAADDDLREGIDVIGKAMADLGRDPAELQVRGRLTVVRGSDGSIDLPATMIGAEQLLESGATDVLVALAAVDPDPDAAMAEFGELVAAFAKVTR